The genomic interval ACATAAAAAGAATCGTAATCAGTGGAACACCCCTGATAAACTCGATGTACGTCACACTGATACTTTTAATAATCGGCAAATGCGAAGCACGACCAAGAGCCAAAAGAACACCAATAGGGAAGGCACACACAATACCAACGGCTGCAACCATAATCGTGAGCATCAAACCGCCCCATTTATCGGTTGGAACCATTTCAATTCCAAAAAAGCCACCGTGCACCAATAAAAATCCAACAATAAAATAGACATGGGCTAAAATAACTTTGACCAAAGGACGTTTAAGATACTTAAACGCGGCAATCAGTACAAAGAAGAGTCCATAAACTGTGTTGATTCTCCACCTAAGCTCTGAAGGGTAAAAACCATACATAAACATATCAATTTTCATGCGTATGAAGACCCAACACGCACCACCACTGGTACAATCTTCACGCGTCGTTCCTGCAAAGTCGGCATTGATGTAAGCCCATTTGACAAAAGGAGGAATAATCCAAGAAAGCACCATAAGTCCTAGAAGCGTTAACGCAACATTAAGCGGAGTCGAGAAGAGATTTTCCCTGATCCAAACGGTGAGACCCTTTGTATTTGAAGGAGCTTTTCGTTCATTAATTTTGTTATAAATTGCCATATTAACGCTCCTGAATCTTCATTTTATGATTGAACCAGTTGAGTATCGCTGATACAATTAAACTGATAATAAGATAGACGAGCATTGTCATCGAAATAATTTCAATGGCTTGTCCTACTTGGTTGAGAGATGTACCTGCAAAAACAGTCACAATCTCAGGATAACCAACGGCTGTTGCCAATGAGGAGTTTTTAATAAGATTGAGATATTGATTAATAATCGGAGGGATAGAAATACGAATGGCTTGAGGTAAAACAACCAATTTTAAAGATTGGTAAGGACTAAAGCCGAGTGAAATAGCCGCCTCTTTTTGTCCATGACTCACTGCTTCAATGCCTGAACGTACCGCTTCAGCAATGAACGTAGCCGTATAAATGGTGAGCGCAAATGTCAGTGCTAAAAACTCAGGTGAAAGTGTCTTTCCCCCTTTGAAGTTAAAGCCCATCAGCTCTGGATAACTAAAATTAAGGTGTGACCCCCCAATGAAATACGCCAATACGGGAAAGAGAATCAACATGCCTATCGCAAAAGGGAAGACCATAAAATCTTTTCCTGTGGCTAATTTGCGTCTGTTCGCCCATGTATTAAGCACAATGGAAGCAATGAATGCACCAATGACGCTTGCAAGCATTGTAAAAAACGTTGCATTGTATTCGGGTAATGGAAAGTAAAGTCCGCGATTGTTAATGAAGAAAATGTCGAAAAAATTAAAACTCTGTTTGGGACTTGGCATAGAACGAAGTACGACGTTGTACCAAAAGAGTATTTGGAGTAAAAGAGGGATATTTCTAAAAAAATCAATATAAGCTTTCGCAAGTCTTGCAATGAGCCAGTTGTTTGAAAGTCGCAAAATACCGATTAGTAGACCTACAATCGTTGCACACAAAATGCCCACAAAAGCGATAATAAGGGTATTGAGAAGTCCTACAATAAAAACACGCCCATGGGTGTTTTCTTCCGTGTAGGCAATAGGGGATTGGTCGATACCAAATCCTGCGGTTCCATCCAAAAAGCCAAAGCCTGTTTGAATGCCTCTTTGTTCTATATTGGCTACGGTGTTGCTACCAATATACCACAAAAAAGCAACCAAGCCAATAACGGTTAAGAGTTGGAAAAAAATTCCTCGAATCTTTTGATTTCTCAAAAGTGCTAACATACGTGTCCTTTAATAGTTAAAATCAAAGGGCAGCGAACTGCCCTTTTTGCATCTTTGAATAGAGTGACGAACGACTATCTAAAAGGAGGCGCGTATTGTAATCCGCCTTTAGTCCAAAGGGCGTTATAACCGCGTGCAATTTTAAGAGGAGAACCAGCCCCTACGGTTTTATCAAATGATTCACCGTAGTTACCGACTTGTTTAACAATGTTATAGGCAAAATCTTTTTTAAGACCTAAGTTTTCACCCATTTGACCCTCAACACCTAAAAGACGTTTGATGTCTGGATTGTCAGATTTAAGCATTGCATCGACATTTGCAGTAGTGACACCTGATTCTTCAGCAGTTAACATGGCATAGAATGACCATTTAACAATGTCAAACCATTTATCATCACCTTGTCTAACAACCGGTCCTAAAGGCTCTTTAGAGATAACTTCTGGAAGAACGACAGACTCATCTGGTTTAGCCAATTTGATTCTCAAACCGTAAAGTTGAGATTGGTCAGAGGTTAAAACATCACATCTCCCTGATTCATACGCTTTAACAACTTGATCGTTGGTATCGTAAGAGACAAGTTTGTATTTCATTTTATTGCTTCTAAAATAATCAGCTACGTTAAGCTCTGTTGTGGTTCCTGTTTGAAGACAAATAGAAGCACCATCTAGCTCTTTAGCACTCTTAACACCAAGTTTTTTAGTAACCATAAAGCCTTGACCATCGTAATAGTTCACAACCATAAAGTTAAGACCAAGAGTTGTGTCTCTGGTTTGTGTCCATGTTGTATTACGTGAGAGCATATCGATCTCGCCTGATTGAAGCGCAGTTAAACGCTCTTTTGCATTGAGCGCAATGTATTTAACTTTTTTAGCATCGCCTAAAACTGCTGCTGCTACGGCACGACATAAATCAACATCGATACCTTTATAAACACCATCACCGCCTACTTCAGAAAAGCCTGGAAGCCCACCATCAACACCACATTTTACGAAACCTTGTTTTTGTACTTCGCTGAGTGTATCAGCACTGAGTGTTGTTGAGCCAAGACCCAAAACTGTAATTGTTGCTAAAGAGATTTTAGCGAGTTTAGAACGTAACATCATTATCTTCCTTTCAAAGTTGATGCAAGAATTCTAACACTAAATTTTATTTTTTGGCGAAAAAACTGCCTATTTATTAATCACCACAATCAGGTGAGTAAAATCTACATCCTATTGAAACTATGTTCATTTTTTGCACATTCTTTTATTAGTTTTAGTTTGAAACAACTTTGTAATTTTAAGTGCACAGCTTAAAACTTTATAACTCCATTTGGCTATTCAATTCTCTTTAAAGCCAATCTCATTATAATAAATAAAAATTCTAGTAAGGGTCATTTATGAGTTCTTGGACGCGCGCATCATGGAGAGAAAAACCAATCAAGCAACAACCAACCTATACCAACCAAGAGTTGTTAAAAAGTGTTGAGCAAGAACTGAGCAAATATCCGCCCCTTGTTTTTGCAGGAGAAGTAAGACAACTCAAAGCCTCATTAGCCGATGTGGTTGCAGGAAAAGCTTTCTTGCTTCAAGGTGGAGATTGTGCGGAGAGTTTCAGTGAGTTTAATGCGGTCAATATCCGTGATATGTTCAAAGTCATGCTTCAAATGGCGGTTGTTTTAACCTTTGCAGGAGGCTGTCCCATCGTTAAAGTAGGGCGACTAGCGGGTCAATTTGCCAAACCTAGATCATCTGATTATGAAGAGATGGACGGTGTTTCACTTCCAAGCTATCGTGGAGACATTATCAACGACATTGAATTTACAGAAGAGTCACGTGTTCCAAACCCAAAAAGAATGCTCAAAGCTTACAATCAGTCTGCTGCGACGATGAACCTTTTGCGTGCTTTTTCACGCGGTGGTTTGGCCGACCTTCACCAAGTTCACAAATGGACATTAGGCTTTGTCTCTGAGAGTCCTTTGGGGGAACGTTACCAACACCTTTGCGACCGCATTTCTGAGACATTAGCGTTTATGGAAGCGTGTGGCATCACCTCTGCCAATACCCCAAACATCAACGAAACCGTTGTCTACACATCGCATGAAGCGTTGCTTCTGAACTACGAAGAGGCGTTGACGCGCCAAGATAGCTTGACAGGTGACTGGTACGACTGTTCCGCACACATGCTCTGGATTGGGGATCGTACCCGTGATGTAGATGATGCGCATGTGGAATTTCTCACAGGCGTTAAAAATCCTATCGGCATTAAAGCGGGGCCTAGTATGACCGCTGAGGGCTTGATGAAGCTTGTCTACAAACTCAACCCTGAAAATGAGCCAGGACGTCTCAATATCATCGTGAGAATGGGCGCAGACAAGATCGAAAAAGAGTTCCCAAAATTGGTTCAAGCGGTTAAAGCAGCAGGAGCACATGTGCTTTGGAGCATCGATCCGATGCACGGCAACACCATTAAAGCATCGAACAATTACAAAACACGCTCGTTTGATGAAGTGCTTCGCGAAGTCAAAGGCTTCTTTAAAGTTCACGAAGAAGAGGGCACCTTCCCTGGTGGCGTTCACTTAGAAATGACCGGTCAAGATGTGACTGAGTGCATCGGAGGAGCGCAAGAGATCACCGAAGAGAAACTCGCATGTCGCTACCACACCCAATGTGACCCACGCCTCAACGCCAACCAAGCCCTAGAGCTTGCATTTCTGATCGCAGACTCCCTCAAAGCCGCACGTCAACGATTTTTAGCGCAGTAAAACTTCTTTACATGTAAAGGTGAAAATCTTTACATGTAAAGATTTTTTATACCATTTGATTATTTAATTTGCTAATTTGCAAAGCTATCTCTTCCTCAGACATATCAGGTAAGCTTAAAATATATAAAAGAAGCTCCTGTGTTAGAATGTCATTTTGAGCAATATTTCGTAACTCTTCACTATATCCTGCAGGCAATAAGGCTTCGATTGCTTCAATTTCAAAAGCTTCAAGTACGGGGAAAGGATTATCTATTCCAACTTTTTTATCCCAATCATATTTAATAATTGAAATTGGATACTTCAAAATATGTAAAGTTATCAGCAAAATTATAATGTCTTTATATACTTCAAGCCATTTTAAAACAATACTTTCTTCAAATGTCTGATAATTGGGTTTCATTAAACCTAAACGATTTGAGTATTTCCATCCTTTTGAATGAACATAGTTATGTAAAAAACTTAAAGCTTCGAATTTTTTTTGTAAATCATATTTCTCATTAAATCTTTTAATATTGCTATTTGAATTTAAAATTTTCCATATTTTTTCTGCTTTTGGTGTATTTGAATCCCAAGAATTCTGCGATTTTAGCCAATTTTTAACAGTTTCATGTCCCAAATCATTGATATTATAATATACAGATAATAGCCCTAGTTCAAGTCCTGAACGTAAAGAAACAAAAGATTGCTTATAAAACCCAAAAAAAAGAAGATTGAAAGATATTTGAAATTCGTCATATGATTGTATATGAGGAAAAGTGTGTCCAGACCAAAAATTTTCTATTGTTTGTGGAATGATTTGCCAAATACTATTATATGCCCAATTTAACTCTTTATATTTTTGTTTTAAATCAGGATTATGTTGTAAAAATATATTAGTTTTTTCTAAAACTTCATCGCTATGTTCAGGAGTATAAATAAGTCCAAATTCTCCAAAATAATTCTCCAAATGTTGCCTTTTTTTAATTTTATCTTCCACAGAGCCAATCGCTCTTCGAAAACGGATACTGCTTTTTAAACTCAGCTTCATCAAAATCAAACCGATAATTTTCCATATAGGCTTTGATTAACTGGTACGCATCGTTGATCTCTTGAAATTTGGCTGTATCGCCATTTTGGGCATCGGGGTGGAACTCTTTTGAAAGAGATAAATAGAGTTTATGAAGGGTTTTTCTGTCGGTTTTGGCGACAACGCCCAAGGTTGTGAGCGCTTTATCAAAATCGCTGTACTCTAAACCTTGGATCATTGTTGCTCCTATAAGATCTTTTTAGCTCTGCGTTTGCGCTCTTTTTTCTTATGCAACCAGATATAAATAGCGGCAAAAATGACGATAAAAATAATCACTGCAATGGTAATGGTATGCAAATGCTCATTGAGCAGTGCTTCATTTTGACCAAAGTAATAGCCTAAAAAGGTCAAGATGCTGACCCAAATGGCTGCACCAAAGCCTGTGTAAAAACAAAAAAGCCACACATTCATCCGCGCAAGCCCTGCAGGTAATGAAATGTAGTGACGAATGACAGGAATCAGTCTTCCTGTAAACGTTGAAAATGAGCCGTGCGTTTTGAAAAAAACTTCCACTTTTTCCAGTGTCTCAGGCTTGAAGAAAACGTAATGTCCGTACTTTAAAATAAGCTTTCGACCCAGTTTAACGGCTAAATAGTAATTCAAAAGTGCGCCTGCAATGCTTCCAAGTGTACCAAGCACAATGACAATCACCAAATTCATCTCGCCTTTGGCACACAAATACCCCGCAGGAATCATCACCACTTCACTCGGAAGCGGGAAAATACTGCTTTCAATGAGCATCATCACAAAAATACCAATGTACCCAAAAGCGCCAACTGTCTGAACAATCCAATCAATAATCGCGTGCATAAAACTCCTACTTTTTGTTAATTAACACTCACTTCGACCTCTTTGCCTTGCCATAAACCATGCTTCGTGCAGTAGCATTGAGCATTGAAATGGTAGACGTCTTTGCTCGGAACAATGGAAAAAGCCACTTCTGCATTACCTTTTCGCTCCTCCGCACTCACGATGCACGCGGCCAGTTCGACTTTAGCAAGCATATGATCGGCATCAAAGAGCGTAATGGTCGAGATGTAATGGTTAAAATCATCGATATGCGCATGTTCACTTCCGACACGAACGCGCACAAAGGCAGGAACACCTTTTTGCAGCGCTGTATCACAGTAGATGTACGGCGTATGTTTGTCGATAAAATCTTTGCGAGCTTCGCGCTCTTCAGGACTAAATGTTTCGGGTGTAAAAATTTTTGGCATGGTTAATCCTTTCTTTAAGGTTGTGCAATCCTACAATGAATATCTTTAAAAATTGAAATAATTAGGCTTTTAATTCAATCATACGGTCGCTACACCATGCGGCTAAATTTTTATCGTGGGTGATCAGCAAAATGCCCACTTGGTCTAAAAACTGCATCAGTAATTGCATTACATGTAAGCCGGTGATGTTATCGAGCGCTGAAGTGGGTTCATCGGCTAAAATGAGGGAAGGCTTCATCAAAAGTGCTCTTAAAATGGAACATCTTTGAAGCTGTCCACCGCTGAGTTGATGGGGTTTTTGCGCCAAGACATCGGGGTCAAGATCGAGTGCATGGCAGAGTTGGTGCAGGTCATGCAACGGCGCGACGTCGCTGATTTGGTTGATGATCGTATAGGTTGGATGAAAGGAGGTGTAGGGGTCTTGGAAAATTTGCGACAGTTTTGAGGTCGTGATCGTGCCACTTTTGGCTTTAAGATTTCCTGCAATGAGTTCAAAAAGCGTGCTCTTGCCACTGCCGCTCTCGCCCAAGATCGAGACAACTTCTCCAATGTTTACATGTAAAGAAAAATTGTCGTACAAAAGCTTGGAATGAGGGTAGGCAAAACTTAGGTTTTCAATGCGTAAAACCTCTTGGTTCATGCGCGAATCTGCCCTTTGCCATAGACTTTAAATTTATACGTCGTTAGGTCGTTAATGCCCATGGGACCTCGTGCATGCAGTTTATTGGTGCTGATGCCCACTTCCGCGCCAAAACCAAACTCGCCACCATCGGTAAAGCGCGTTGAAGCGTTGATGTACACGCACGCTGCGTCCACTTCGTTTAAGAAGCGTTCCGCCGTTGTATAGTTCTCACTCAAAATCGCTTCAGAGTGCGAAGAGCCAAACTCGGCGATATGCGCGATGGCTTCATCAACATTTTCAACAATCTTGATGTTAAGCGCGTTACTCAGGTGTTCGGTATGATAATCTTCCTCGTTCGCAAGCTTTACATGTAAAAGCGCGTGGGTCTTATCACATCCCTTAATCTGCGCACCTGTCGCATCAAGCGCTTCTTTCATGCGTGGTAAAAAAGCCTCCGCGATAGCTTCATGAACCAAAAGCGTTTCCAGTGAATTGCAGGCACTTGGGCGTTGGCATTTGGCGTTCAGGACTATCTCTATCGCTTGGTTTAAATTCGCCTCTTTATCGACATAGGTATGGCACACACCTTTGTCATGTTTGACCACAGGAACGGTCGCATTTTCACTCACATAACGAATCAGTGCTTCGCCGCCACGGGGGATAATGAGATCAACGTAGGCGTCCATTTTGATCAGTTTTGCAACTCCCTCACGACTGTAATCGGGTAAAAGCGAGATGATCTCTGTTGGAAGGTTGAATTTTTCAAGTACCTCTTGCAACAATGACGCGATGATAGCATTACTGTAAAACGCCTCTTTACCGCCTTTGAGCACGCACGCATTGCCACTTTTAAAGCACAGTGCCGCGGTATCACTCGTGACATTCGGACGACTCTCATAGATGATAGCAATCACACCAATCGGAATGCTTACTTTCTCAATGCGAAGGCCACTTGGCACAACCCAACCCTCTAAAATACGCCCGACGGGCTCTTTAAGGGCAGCGATTTCACGAATCGCGTTTGCCATCTCCGTAATGCGTTTTGGATTGAGTAAAAGGCGATCAACGAGGGCAGAACTGAGGTTGTTCTTTTTGGCTTCATCTAAATCTTTTTGGTTTTCTGTGATGATGCGCTCGCTGTGTGCTTCCAACGCATCTGCCATCTGCATTAAAACATCGATTTTTGTTTTAGGATCAAGTGTCGCAATGATACGACTAGCAGATTTGGCGTGTTCTAAAAAATTTTGCACGTTCTTGCTTCCTTAGAGTGGAATTTAACCGCGATTTTACCACGTTTGTATTTAATATGTCATAAGTATGATCGGGGTATAATAGTTACCATTAACAGATAATTAACGAAGGGATACAAAATGCAGCAGATTTACGATTTAGTCATTATCGGTGGAGGTCCTGGAGGCATTGGTGCAGCGGTTGAAGCAAAAGTCCTTGGGCTAGAACATATCATGATGATCGAAAAAGGTGACAACCATTCGCAAACCATTCGCAAATTTTACAAAGATAATAAACGCGTTGATAAAAATTATAAAGGTCAAGAGATTGAACTTCAAGGCTCGATCGATTTTCGCGATGGCACCAAAGAGAGCACGCTCAACTACTTTGATTCACTCTTAGATAAAGGGGAGATAGACTACGCTTTTAACGCTGAAGTGGAGAGCATCGTCAAAGAAGATAATGAATTTCGCATCGTAACCACCAAAGCGGGATATCGTGCAAAGCATGTCATTGTCGCTATTGGTACAATGGGAAAACCCAATAAACCTGATTACACACTGCCGCTTTCACTCAAAGAGCGCATCAACTTTAACCTCGACAAATGTTCTCAAAATGAAAAATTACTCATCGTGGGTGGCGGAAATTCCGCTGTTGAATACGCCATAGAGCTTTCCAAAACCAACAATGTCACCCTCAATTACCGTCGTGATACCTTTAGCCGTCTTAATGAGATCAATCTTGAGCTGATTCAAGAGTACAACGGACAAGAGAAACTTCGTCTGCGCCTTGGGATGGACATCGTTTCCATAGAGAATGAAAATGGTCTGGTCAAAGTCAATTTTAGCGATGGGTATTATACGATTTACGATCGTGTCATTTATGCCATTGGCGGTACAACGCCGGTTGATTTTCTGAGAAAATGTGGCATTACCCTTGATAATGATGGTAAGCCAGAATTTGATGAAAATTTTGAAACCAAAGCCAAAGGGCTTTACTTAGCTGGCGACATTGCGGTTAAAAGTGGTGGAAGTATTGCTATTGCGCTCAACCACGCCTATCATATTGTGTCACACATCTTAAAATCAAACTAACGAAGGCACCTACGAATGGCTCTTACTTCTTCTCAGGTTTTAAATATCGCACTGGGGCTCGCTCTTGTCGTTGGAGGCTTTGCCTCCGCTCAATACGGTAATTTTGGTGGAATTTCTTACAATGAACTTACCGAAAAATACATCAGTAAAAGTGATGTCAAATTTAGTGATCTTCCCCTTGAACTGCAAACGCAGTTCATCGATAAAGAGGCAATGATAGAGCAGAGTAAAGATGGTACGTTATTTGAAGATGCCTATTACGATGAACAAGGCAAGCCCATTCCTGAGTCCGAACTCTCCAAGCAAGATTTTAAACGCATGATCAATAAACTGCAAAAGACACTTCTTTTTGTCCAACATGACAATTTGTTAATGTCCAATGAGAAAAGTGAGCTCTCTAAAAAAATTGAAGAGCAACAAAACGAATTGGAAGAACAGCGCGATCAATGGACCAATAAAAGCACTGAACGCCTGAACGAAGCCGAACAGCAACATTATCGCAACATTAGCGATTTGACGATGAAGATCAATGAGCTTCAAAAAGAGAATGTCCTGATCTCCCAAAAAGCCAACATCGAAGCCAATGCATTGAACAGCCAAATCGAAGAACTAAAAGCAAAAGCACTCGATGATGAAGATAAAAAGCAGATAGCCATTACCAAAGCCAGAGAAGAAGAGCAGTCAAAATTGGGCGATTATAAAGAGAAAATCAAATTTTTAAATGATCAAATTACCCTTTTAAATGAGCAAATCAACACCACCAATGAAACGGCTAAAAGTGCTTTTGCACGCAAACAAGAGGAGATCACGAAACTCAAAGAAGAGATCGTACTCGCGGCGAAAGAGAAAAATGAGATCATGAGTAAGCAGACGCAAACGCTTGTGATCAATGAGCAAAAACATAAAGAAGAGATCGCACAATACACCAAAACGATTGAGCAACTCAAAGTCGATACGGAAAAATTGATTGCGCAAAATCGTCAAGATATGGTTTTTCAAGATACAGAGCATGCGAAAAAAATGGTACTGCAAGAAGAGAAAATCAAAAGTGTTACGACCGAACTTGCGAGTGCTAAAAAACACATTGACGCTTTGATGTTAGAGAACGAAAAAGACTTTAATAAATTTAGAACCTATCTTGAAGATGAGAAAAAGCTCAACAAAGAGCTTAGTAGCGCGAACAAAGCCCTCGAAGAGAGTGCTCAAAACAGCGAAAAAACGCTCAACGTTTCCATCTTAAAGCTCAAAGAAGAGATCGCTAAAAAAGAGAGTACCATCAAAGAGCTCAACGATAAAATGGCCCTTCTTAACAACGAAAAAGCCAACTTTGAAGTCGAAGTGAAAAAACGTCTTGATGAAAACGATAAAATTCACAATAAAAATTACAAAGTCTTTAATGAAAAAATAGCCAATTTTGACGCTTCTAAAAAAGAGCTTGTCGAAAAACTTGAGAAACAGATGAATGAGTATAAAGCTGCTTCCACAGAAAACAGCGAGCGTGTTCAGTTTCACATCAATGAACTTGCCACCTCCAACAACGAACTCAAAGCCAAAAATGACGAAAAAGAGAAAGAGCTTCAAAGTTTAAAAACGCAAATTATCTCCTTTAGAACTGAGACTCAAAAAGGCAAAGAGAGTGATGAGAGCAAGCTTAAAGAGCTTCGTTCAACATTGGAAGAGTTAAAAGCCAGCAGCAAAGCAAAAGAGAGCGATTTCATTGCTAAATTGCAGTTACTTCAAGCAGAGATCAAAGAAAAAGAGAGTGTGATCGCATCAGCGAAAAAAGAAGAAGCCCTGAAAATCGCTGCATTAGAAAAAGAGATCAAAATCAAAGCGATAGATCTTCAAAAAATTCAAACGGAAAATGCACGTCATGAAGGCACGATTCAAACCTTACATGTAAAGCTCAAAGATGCGGAAAATAATGCAACCAAAGCGACCACTAAAAATGTTGAGGAGCTCAAAGCGAAAGTGGCAACATTTGAGAAAAATCGTATCAGCGAAGATGCCAAGATGGTCGGACTTAAAGAGGAACTTCGTCGCAAAGAGATTGAGTATTTGGACATCATCAAAGAAAAAGAAAAAGAGCTCAAAATCAAAGAAGCGACGATAGTGGCAAACAAAGAGGGAACGAAAAAGATAGAAATGCTCAAAGCATCAACCGAAGAGAACCTCACAAAATTTAAAGAAGAGTTCAAACAAAAAGAGCTTCAACGCCTCGCGGAAATCAAAGCGCTTCAAAGTGATCTTAAAACCAAAGAGAGTCAATTAGCAGCGTTTAGCAAAGAAGATTCTCTTAAAAGCAGCGCGTTAGAAAAAGAGCTGAGAGCCAAAGAGGCAACCATTGTTGCCAACAAAGAAAACTATAAAAAAACAGAAACGCTCAAAGCTTCTTTGGAGGAGAATTTGGCCAAACTCAAAGAGGAGTTTAAACACAAAGAGCTTCAACATTTAGAAGCCACCAAAGCCTTGCAAACAGAACTAAGAGCCAAAGAGAGCCAACTGGGCTCTAGTAAAAAAGAGGAAACGCTGAAAATCATAGCGCTTGAAAAAGAGCTCAAAGCCAAAGAGAGTGCGCTTGCTCAAAGCCAAGAAGAGCTGAACAAACGCATGGCATCCAATGAGCAGACGATTAAAACGCTCAATGAAAAAATCAAGCTTTTAGAGACAGCCACACCAAAAGTTGCAACAGCTAAAACCGCGACACCTTCCCCTAAAGGTCAAAAGCTGAGCATGGTCGACAAAGTGACATGTGCGGATATGGGAACGGGTGTGAATGCTATCACCGAAGCATGTAAAAAAGAGGTGCAAACCGTTCTTTCCAAATACGACAGCAGTTACTTCTTTGAAGTTGCCCCGATTGTTGACAATGGTGGTTTTACATCGCTTAAACTGATCAAAAGCAAAAAAGTGGGCGTTGAAGATACGGAGATCGATCGTATCAGCGGACTTGCCAACATCGGACTTGGAAAAGCCAGAGCCAAAGCGGGTGGTGAACTGGTCGAATCTTTCGTGGGAGAAGGGGCAAAAATCAGTTACGCACTCTCCAACATTGAACAAGATAAAGCACGAGGCTTCCAAATCAGGGTGTACCACTAAATCATGAATCTTTTTCAACCAAAGCAAGGGTATCGTTACAACAGCGACACCCTTTTACTGTACGATTTTATCAGCTCGTTTGCGCCAAAAGGGGAACTCTTGGACGTGGGCTGTGGCTGTGGCATTTTAGGACTCTTGCTCAAACGCGATTTTCCTCATTTACATGTAAGCCTTTTGGACATTCAATTTCTGAGTTGTGAAATCGCCAAAGCCAACGCAGAAGCCAATCTTTTACTCCTAGAAAACATTACATGTAAAGATTTTTTAGAAGCAACCTTTGAGCATAAATGGGACATGATTGTCTCTAATCCTCCTTTTTACCACAAAGGTGGTGTTAAAAATGAAGACAATGCCCTTTTCCTAAGTCG from Sulfurospirillum multivorans DSM 12446 carries:
- a CDS encoding amino acid ABC transporter substrate-binding protein, with the translated sequence MMLRSKLAKISLATITVLGLGSTTLSADTLSEVQKQGFVKCGVDGGLPGFSEVGGDGVYKGIDVDLCRAVAAAVLGDAKKVKYIALNAKERLTALQSGEIDMLSRNTTWTQTRDTTLGLNFMVVNYYDGQGFMVTKKLGVKSAKELDGASICLQTGTTTELNVADYFRSNKMKYKLVSYDTNDQVVKAYESGRCDVLTSDQSQLYGLRIKLAKPDESVVLPEVISKEPLGPVVRQGDDKWFDIVKWSFYAMLTAEESGVTTANVDAMLKSDNPDIKRLLGVEGQMGENLGLKKDFAYNIVKQVGNYGESFDKTVGAGSPLKIARGYNALWTKGGLQYAPPFR
- a CDS encoding class II 3-deoxy-7-phosphoheptulonate synthase, with amino-acid sequence MSSWTRASWREKPIKQQPTYTNQELLKSVEQELSKYPPLVFAGEVRQLKASLADVVAGKAFLLQGGDCAESFSEFNAVNIRDMFKVMLQMAVVLTFAGGCPIVKVGRLAGQFAKPRSSDYEEMDGVSLPSYRGDIINDIEFTEESRVPNPKRMLKAYNQSAATMNLLRAFSRGGLADLHQVHKWTLGFVSESPLGERYQHLCDRISETLAFMEACGITSANTPNINETVVYTSHEALLLNYEEALTRQDSLTGDWYDCSAHMLWIGDRTRDVDDAHVEFLTGVKNPIGIKAGPSMTAEGLMKLVYKLNPENEPGRLNIIVRMGADKIEKEFPKLVQAVKAAGAHVLWSIDPMHGNTIKASNNYKTRSFDEVLREVKGFFKVHEEEGTFPGGVHLEMTGQDVTECIGGAQEITEEKLACRYHTQCDPRLNANQALELAFLIADSLKAARQRFLAQ
- a CDS encoding DnaJ domain-containing protein gives rise to the protein MIQGLEYSDFDKALTTLGVVAKTDRKTLHKLYLSLSKEFHPDAQNGDTAKFQEINDAYQLIKAYMENYRFDFDEAEFKKQYPFSKSDWLCGR
- a CDS encoding amino acid ABC transporter permease, which translates into the protein MAIYNKINERKAPSNTKGLTVWIRENLFSTPLNVALTLLGLMVLSWIIPPFVKWAYINADFAGTTREDCTSGGACWVFIRMKIDMFMYGFYPSELRWRINTVYGLFFVLIAAFKYLKRPLVKVILAHVYFIVGFLLVHGGFFGIEMVPTDKWGGLMLTIMVAAVGIVCAFPIGVLLALGRASHLPIIKSISVTYIEFIRGVPLITILFMSSIILPLFFPEGVTFDKLLRALIGIAMFEAAYIAENIRGGLQSIPKGQFEAADAIGLSYWQKMFLVILPQALKVAIPNLLSVAISLFQDTTLVLIIGLFDLLAMVRLSAADSYWLGYETEGYVFVTFIFWFFCYSMSNFSQKLEKRFNTNLR
- a CDS encoding ATP-binding cassette domain-containing protein → MNQEVLRIENLSFAYPHSKLLYDNFSLHVNIGEVVSILGESGSGKSTLFELIAGNLKAKSGTITTSKLSQIFQDPYTSFHPTYTIINQISDVAPLHDLHQLCHALDLDPDVLAQKPHQLSGGQLQRCSILRALLMKPSLILADEPTSALDNITGLHVMQLLMQFLDQVGILLITHDKNLAAWCSDRMIELKA
- a CDS encoding DedA family protein, which translates into the protein MHAIIDWIVQTVGAFGYIGIFVMMLIESSIFPLPSEVVMIPAGYLCAKGEMNLVIVIVLGTLGSIAGALLNYYLAVKLGRKLILKYGHYVFFKPETLEKVEVFFKTHGSFSTFTGRLIPVIRHYISLPAGLARMNVWLFCFYTGFGAAIWVSILTFLGYYFGQNEALLNEHLHTITIAVIIFIVIFAAIYIWLHKKKERKRRAKKIL
- a CDS encoding amino acid ABC transporter permease: MLALLRNQKIRGIFFQLLTVIGLVAFLWYIGSNTVANIEQRGIQTGFGFLDGTAGFGIDQSPIAYTEENTHGRVFIVGLLNTLIIAFVGILCATIVGLLIGILRLSNNWLIARLAKAYIDFFRNIPLLLQILFWYNVVLRSMPSPKQSFNFFDIFFINNRGLYFPLPEYNATFFTMLASVIGAFIASIVLNTWANRRKLATGKDFMVFPFAIGMLILFPVLAYFIGGSHLNFSYPELMGFNFKGGKTLSPEFLALTFALTIYTATFIAEAVRSGIEAVSHGQKEAAISLGFSPYQSLKLVVLPQAIRISIPPIINQYLNLIKNSSLATAVGYPEIVTVFAGTSLNQVGQAIEIISMTMLVYLIISLIVSAILNWFNHKMKIQER
- a CDS encoding desulfoferrodoxin family protein, with the translated sequence MPKIFTPETFSPEEREARKDFIDKHTPYIYCDTALQKGVPAFVRVRVGSEHAHIDDFNHYISTITLFDADHMLAKVELAACIVSAEERKGNAEVAFSIVPSKDVYHFNAQCYCTKHGLWQGKEVEVSVN